One genomic region from Anopheles coustani unplaced genomic scaffold, idAnoCousDA_361_x.2 scaffold_12_ctg1, whole genome shotgun sequence encodes:
- the LOC131271222 gene encoding farnesol dehydrogenase-like, which translates to MASNGANAGNESGETASPPTSVRLDICERMKRWEGKVAVVTGASGAIGGAIAKELVKAGMIVCALSRRRDKVEKLRASLFDVAGNLNCVECDITEEEDVKHAFGWIANTYGGVDILVNNAGVITKCLLTEKNNTRDLYTTMETNIIGLCLCTREAVKSMKLRDVKGHIININSIFGHKVHQAVPGTRPLNGMYPASKYAVTAITECIRQELIYLDTGCKVTSISPGLVEGDILSTVSSNENEIVKYMPKLKPEDVAEAVLYAITTPDNVQIHDLVIKPMGEFL; encoded by the exons ATGGCATCCAATGGGGCCAATGCAGGCAACGAGAGCGGCGAGACAGCATCCCCACCTACCTCGGTCAGATTAGACATCTGTGAACGAATGAAACgttgggaaggaaaagtggCAGTCGTGACTGGGGCCAGTGGTGCTATTGGTGGCGCCATAGCGAAGGAGCTCGTTAAGGCCGGCATGATTGTTTGCGCACTGTCAAGGCGCCGGGATAAGGTGGAAAAACTGCGAGCAAGTCTCTTCGATGTAGCAGGCAACTTAAACTGCGTAGAATGTGATATCACCGAGGAAGAAGATGTGAAGCACGCATTTGGTTGGATCGCGAACACGTACGGTGGAGTTGATATACTAGTAAACAACGCCGGCGTGATCACAAAATGTCTACTTACCGAGAAAAATAATACTCGCGATCTTTACACGACCATGGAGACGAACATAATTGGATTATGTTTATGCACGAGAGAAGCCGTAAAATCCATGAAATTACGAGACGTTAAAGGACACATTATTAACATCAACAGCATATTTGGACACAAGGTACATCAGGCTGTACCGGGAACGCGACCACTGAATGGAATGTATCCTGCGTCTAAATATGCCGTCACTGCCATCACTGAATGTATCCGACAAGAACTCATCTATTTGGATACGGGATGCAAAGTAACt AGTATTAGCCCCGGACTTGTAGAAGGTGACATTTTGTCAACGGTCAGCTCCAATGAGAATGAAATTGTGAAGTACATGCCCAAGCTTAAGCCAGAGGATGTTGCCGAAGCGGTTTTATATGCCATCACAACTCCCGATAATgtacag atTCATGATCTAGTTATCAAACCGATGGGAGAATTTTTATAA